Proteins encoded by one window of Rhodobacteraceae bacterium IMCC1335:
- a CDS encoding IS3 family transposase yields the protein MVGGFDGAFERSVEGERRACAVLDVARSSLRYQAKPVDDNELRLAMNRLAKQYGWYGYRKVTALLRMEGWRVNHKKVERLWNEEGLQLPRRHKKRKRLYHKDSSIIRLRPTHPNHIWAIDFVHDKLSNGHSYKMFTVLDEYTREALCVAVRSKMNANDVLETLHPLLIKHGKPEFIRSDNGPEFIATHLQDWLKRIGIKPMQIYPGSPWE from the coding sequence ATAGTTGGTGGTTTTGATGGTGCTTTTGAACGGAGCGTTGAGGGCGAGCGGCGTGCTTGCGCTGTTCTGGATGTAGCCCGCTCAAGTCTGCGCTATCAAGCCAAACCAGTAGATGACAACGAACTTCGCTTGGCGATGAACCGGCTGGCCAAGCAATATGGGTGGTATGGTTATAGGAAAGTCACAGCCCTGCTGCGCATGGAAGGCTGGCGTGTTAACCACAAGAAGGTCGAGCGCTTATGGAACGAAGAAGGTTTGCAGCTGCCGCGCCGGCACAAGAAGCGCAAACGGCTTTATCATAAAGACAGCTCCATCATCAGGCTGCGGCCCACACATCCCAATCATATTTGGGCGATCGACTTTGTGCACGATAAGCTTAGCAATGGGCACAGCTATAAAATGTTCACGGTTCTAGATGAATATACCCGTGAAGCGCTCTGCGTGGCAGTGCGGTCCAAAATGAATGCGAACGACGTTTTGGAGACATTGCACCCGCTGCTGATTAAACATGGTAAGCCAGAGTTTATTCGCTCTGACAACGGACCCGAGTTCATTGCCACGCATCTACAGGACTGGCTGAAGAGGATCGGCATCAAACCAATGCAAATCTATCCGGGCAGCCCTTGGGAATGA